In bacterium, the genomic window ACGAGGAGACAAGGGGTTTTGCCGGGGGCATAGCTCGCTTCGCTCGGTTAAACCCCTTGCCCCCAAAATCAAATGAACGAAGAACAGCTTCTCCGGGGGAACGGCACCGTGGTCCGGGATACCGGCTCGGGCCTGAGGGTCATCGTGCGCCGGGACCCCGCCGTCCCGGTGGTCACCGTGTGGGTCTGGGTGGGCGTGGGCAGCGTGAACGAGCCCGACGGAACGGGCGGCATCTCCCACGTCATCGAGCACATGGCCTTCAAGGGGACCCCGACCCGGGGCGTGGGGGAGATCAGCCGCGAGATAGAATCCCACGGCGGCTTCATCAACGCCTTCACCGGCCACTACGCCACGGCCTACTTCGTCAGCCTCCCCCGGGAGCACGCGGGGCTCGGCGTCGAGGTCCTGGCTGACGCGTTGTCCAACCCGCTCTTCGACCCGGACGAGCTGGCGCGGGAGCTCGAGGTCGTCGCCGAAGAGATAAGGATGCGCGACGACCAGCCCGGGACGCGGCTGTGGGAGTCGGCCGCCGGACAGGTCTACACCGTCCACCGCATGGGGCGCTCAGTCGGCGGCCACCTCGACGTGGTCAAGACCTTCACCCGCGACCAGGTCCTCGACCACCACCGCCGGCACTACACGCCGCGCAACTCCAGGGTGGTGGTGGTCGGCGACGTGGAGCCCGAGAAAATCTTTTCCGAGGTGGAACGGCGCTTTTCCGCCTACGGCCGCCCCTACCGCGAACCGGACCCCACCCCTCCGGAGCCGGAGCAGCTCGGGCCCCGGTTCAGGGTCGAGGAGATGCCGGTGAACCGCGCCCACCTGGCCCTGGCCTGGCCCACCCCCGGGCAGCTCCACCCCGACACCCCCTCCCTGGACATCCTGACCGGCGTGGCCGGCGACGGCCTCTCCAGCCGCCTCTACCGCCGGGTTAAGGACGAGCTGAACCTGGTGGACGACATCTCGGCCTCCCTGGTGATCGGCGACGACGCCGGCATCTTCTACGTTGACTGCGAGCTGGACCCCGCCGACGTCCGGCGGGCCCTGGCGGCGATTCTGGGCGAGACGGCGCTGCTCCGGAATCGGCCCGCGGGGCCTTACGAGCTGAACCGGGTCCGCAACACGGTGGAGCTCTCATACCTCCAGGAGCGCGAGACCGTGGAGGGACAGGCGCACGAGCTGGCCCACTACGACCACCTGGGCGACTGGCGCCGGGCCGAGGAGTACCTCCGCGGTCTCTACGCGGTCAGCGCCGAATCGGTCCTCGGGGCGGCCGGACGGTACCTCGCCCCGGAGAAGCTCAGCGTGGCGCTGGTCGTCCCCCCGGGGCGGGCGGCGGAGCTGGGGAACCTGGAGCCCGCGGCCGACCATTCGTCACCGCCGCCGGTCCGCCGGCCCCCCGCGGAGATGCCCCCCCGCCCCGTTTCCCCCTCACCGGTTTCGGTCGAGGAGACGGTCCTGGGTAACGGTGTGCGCCTGGTCCTCCGCCGCAACACCACCCGCGCCCTGGCGTCGGTGGCAGCCTTCACCACCGGGGGGCTTTTCGAGGAGCCCGCCGAGCTCGAGGGTGTGACCAATTTCGCCCTGGAGATGGCGCTGCGCGGCACCCGCGAGCACGACGCCCGCGAATTCCACGCCCTCGCGGAGTACTACGGGGCGGAGCTGGACACCGACGTGCAGCGCGACTTCTACGGGTTCAAGCTGGACTGCGCCGCCCGCCACCTGGACCCGGGGCTGGCCCTCCTCGCCGAGGCCCTGACGCGGCCCGCCTTCCCCGAAAGCGAGCTGGAGCCTAAGCGGAGCGACATCCTGGCCGAAATCGCCACCCGGACCGACGACGCGTCGGCGTACACCCTGGGCCGTGTCAACACCGCCCTCTACGGGGGGCGGGGGTACGGGCGCTTCCTGGACGGGCGCGAGGAGACGGTGCGCGTCCTGGACGCCGCGGCGCTCTCGGGGTGGTACGGCGACCGCTTGCGGGCGGACAGTCTGGTCATCGGCGTCAGCGGCGACTTCGAGCGCGACCCCCTCGTCGCGCGGCTCGAGGAGCTGTTCGGCGGGCTTCGGCGGGGTGACGGTCCGCCCGATCCCCCCCCGCGCATCTATGGCACGGACAACGTGGAGGAGCGGCTGCCCAAGCAGCAGACCCACGTGGCGCTGGCCTTCCCCGCTCCGGCGCTGGGCGACGACCGGCGTTTCGCCGCCGGTGTGCTGGCCCAGGGGCTGAACGGGGCCGGGAGGAGGCTCTTCGTCGAGTTGCGCGACCGGCTTAACCTGGCTTACGTCGTCTTCTTCCTCTACCGACCGCTCCGCGGCGCGGGTGGGTTCTTCAGCTACATCGCCACCCAGCCGGGACGGGGCGAAGAGGCGCAGGGCGCCCTCCGGGGCGAGCTGGAGCGGGTCGCCCGGGGAGGGCTCGAGCCCGTCGAGGTGGCCGAGGCCAGGGAGCACGTCGTCGGCCTCTACCAGCTCGGGCGCCAGAGGAACGCGGCGTTGGCCGCCGTTTACGCCGGCGCCGTGATCCAGGGGCTCACCGCCCGGGACGTGGATCTCTACCCCGAGCGCATCGCCGCCGTCACCCACGACGAGGTCAACGCCCTGGCGGCGGAATGTCTGGACCCGTCGCGCGGCGTGCGGTGCGTCATCCGGGGGACCCTGCCGGACCGCAAGACGAGGTAGCCGTGACCGGAGAATCACTCTCCCTCTTCGACCGCTGCTGCGAGCGCTGCCGCCACACCGACTCGGAGCCCTGCGGTGACTGGCTCGCCTGCCGCACCGTCGGTCCTTTCTGCCACACGGACCCGAAATGCGACGAGGCCAGGACGGCGGTGGCGCGGCGCATCGCCTTCGGCCCCGGAGCCCTCGTCGGGGTGGGGCAGGGCGACTGCGGGCGCGGGGTCGGTTCCGGGGAGGTCCTGAAGATCCTGGGGAAGGGGCTGCCCGCCGACTCCTTCGAGGTCGTCCCCACCGGCTGCCTGGGCTTCTGCTCGGCGGAGCCGCTGGTCTGGGTGGCGCGGCCCGCGGAGCCGGTCACCCTCTTCGGCGGCGTCACCCCCGACGACGCCGTCGAACTCGCTTGGCGCCTCGCCGACGGCGTGGGGTGGCCCGAGAAGGTGCTGGCCTACCTCCCGCCCGCCCTGGCCGAGGAGCGCTCCTTCCGCGACAACCGCCACCTGTACACCGTCGAGGAGGTAAAGGGCGGCTACTACCCCTTCTTTCTGGACAAGCAGATGCGGCTCGTGACGGCGCACTGCGGCTTGTCCCGTCCGACCAACTTAGACGACCACCTCATGCGCCGGGGGCTGCACCCCCTCTACGTCCTCATGCGCCACCTGACCCCGGAGGAGGCCTTCGCCTTCCTCGAGGATTCGGGGCTGGAATCGCGCGTCACCGGCGAGCCCGTGGCGCCCGTCTGGCAGAACTTCTCGGGTACGGAAGGCGGGTTGATCCGCCTCGACCTGCGCGACGGGAGGGCCAATCCGCCCCCCCTCACCCGGCGGCTCCTCGAGGGGCTCCCCTTCCAGGTCCTCGAATCCCTCCTCCTGCTGGGGCTGGTGACGCGGACCGACCGGGCGGAAATCGTCCTCCCCGACGACTGGGACGGCCTCCACGAGGCGACGGCGCCCGAGGACGACCTGCTGCGGCGCTACGCCCCCCGGAGCGCGGCGCCCGAGGAGAACCTGCGCACCGCCCTGGAAGCGCTGCGGAGTCGCGGCCTGACAGGTGACAGCATCCTGGGCACGGACTTCTCCTGCTCGGTGGAGCTCGTCCGCGAGCCTTCGGAGGACGGGGAGGCGCTCGGGGTGGACCTGGAGACGGTCCTCAACGTGCCGGCCATCCTGGAGATGGGCGGGGAGTGGTTCAGGGGTTACGGCCACGGCCGGCACCCCGGCACGAAGTGCCTTCTGGTGGGGGGACCACTGGCGGCCAAGGGCTTTCTGGAATTAAACCTGGGCACGCCGCTGGGTGACGTGCTGAACCTGGTCTGTGGTGGCGGCGAGGGTCCCGTCAACGAGGCGGCGCTGGACGGCGGCGGGGCGGTGCCGGCGGCGGAGTTCGACGCCGTCCTCGACTTCCCCGACCCGGAGGAGCTGCCCGGCCCGCCGGTCCTGGGCGCGCCCGCGACGGTCGTCTTCCGGGTCGCCGGGGAGACGGGGGAACCCGGTCCGGCGGAAACCGGGGAGCGGCCCGAGGTCCGCCTCTCGCCCCTGACCGGTCTCCTCGCCCGTTACGGGGATATCACCCCGCCCACCGGGCTGCCGGCGAGCGTCCTGTTGGGCTGGCGGATGGCGGGGCAGCGGCTGCTCGTCCTGACCACGGGCGCC contains:
- a CDS encoding pitrilysin family protein; the encoded protein is MNEEQLLRGNGTVVRDTGSGLRVIVRRDPAVPVVTVWVWVGVGSVNEPDGTGGISHVIEHMAFKGTPTRGVGEISREIESHGGFINAFTGHYATAYFVSLPREHAGLGVEVLADALSNPLFDPDELARELEVVAEEIRMRDDQPGTRLWESAAGQVYTVHRMGRSVGGHLDVVKTFTRDQVLDHHRRHYTPRNSRVVVVGDVEPEKIFSEVERRFSAYGRPYREPDPTPPEPEQLGPRFRVEEMPVNRAHLALAWPTPGQLHPDTPSLDILTGVAGDGLSSRLYRRVKDELNLVDDISASLVIGDDAGIFYVDCELDPADVRRALAAILGETALLRNRPAGPYELNRVRNTVELSYLQERETVEGQAHELAHYDHLGDWRRAEEYLRGLYAVSAESVLGAAGRYLAPEKLSVALVVPPGRAAELGNLEPAADHSSPPPVRRPPAEMPPRPVSPSPVSVEETVLGNGVRLVLRRNTTRALASVAAFTTGGLFEEPAELEGVTNFALEMALRGTREHDAREFHALAEYYGAELDTDVQRDFYGFKLDCAARHLDPGLALLAEALTRPAFPESELEPKRSDILAEIATRTDDASAYTLGRVNTALYGGRGYGRFLDGREETVRVLDAAALSGWYGDRLRADSLVIGVSGDFERDPLVARLEELFGGLRRGDGPPDPPPRIYGTDNVEERLPKQQTHVALAFPAPALGDDRRFAAGVLAQGLNGAGRRLFVELRDRLNLAYVVFFLYRPLRGAGGFFSYIATQPGRGEEAQGALRGELERVARGGLEPVEVAEAREHVVGLYQLGRQRNAALAAVYAGAVIQGLTARDVDLYPERIAAVTHDEVNALAAECLDPSRGVRCVIRGTLPDRKTR
- a CDS encoding CCxxC motif-containing NuoF prefix domain-containing protein, whose product is MTGESLSLFDRCCERCRHTDSEPCGDWLACRTVGPFCHTDPKCDEARTAVARRIAFGPGALVGVGQGDCGRGVGSGEVLKILGKGLPADSFEVVPTGCLGFCSAEPLVWVARPAEPVTLFGGVTPDDAVELAWRLADGVGWPEKVLAYLPPALAEERSFRDNRHLYTVEEVKGGYYPFFLDKQMRLVTAHCGLSRPTNLDDHLMRRGLHPLYVLMRHLTPEEAFAFLEDSGLESRVTGEPVAPVWQNFSGTEGGLIRLDLRDGRANPPPLTRRLLEGLPFQVLESLLLLGLVTRTDRAEIVLPDDWDGLHEATAPEDDLLRRYAPRSAAPEENLRTALEALRSRGLTGDSILGTDFSCSVELVREPSEDGEALGVDLETVLNVPAILEMGGEWFRGYGHGRHPGTKCLLVGGPLAAKGFLELNLGTPLGDVLNLVCGGGEGPVNEAALDGGGAVPAAEFDAVLDFPDPEELPGPPVLGAPATVVFRVAGETGEPGPAETGERPEVRLSPLTGLLARYGDITPPTGLPASVLLGWRMAGQRLLVLTTGADDEAELFHAGRLAGYLSREAPPEMARWAANLLNALHSQP